A single region of the Dehalococcoidia bacterium genome encodes:
- the sucD gene encoding succinate--CoA ligase subunit alpha translates to MSILVDQNTRLLVQGITGREGSFHAERCMSYGTNLVAGVTPGKGGEKFMDSVPVFNSVQDAVDETGANVALIFVPPPFASDAILEAADAELPLVVCITEGVPVKDSTMVMRYLKDKNTRLLGPNCPGLITPGTGTKIGIMPGNIHMAGKVGVVSRSGTLTYEAVDQLTKLGIGQSTCVGIGGDPVSGTTFLDVLDMFNQDPETEAIVMIGEIGGTKEQEAAAFIKQNIKKPVASLIVGQTAPAGRRMGHAGAVITGKAALASEKMQALKDAGCHVIATPAEIGSTVKAMITG, encoded by the coding sequence TTAGTTCAAGGCATTACTGGACGTGAAGGGAGCTTTCACGCTGAACGATGCATGAGCTATGGCACAAATTTGGTAGCAGGTGTTACCCCTGGTAAAGGTGGCGAAAAATTTATGGACTCAGTACCTGTTTTCAACAGCGTGCAAGATGCAGTAGATGAAACCGGTGCAAACGTGGCTCTTATTTTCGTACCTCCTCCATTTGCATCCGATGCAATTTTGGAAGCAGCGGATGCTGAACTACCTTTAGTCGTATGTATAACGGAAGGCGTTCCCGTTAAAGATTCAACAATGGTTATGCGGTATCTAAAAGATAAAAATACAAGGCTTTTAGGACCTAATTGTCCTGGATTAATTACTCCTGGGACAGGTACAAAAATTGGAATTATGCCCGGGAATATACATATGGCGGGAAAGGTAGGGGTAGTATCTCGAAGCGGTACGCTTACCTATGAGGCGGTTGATCAATTAACAAAGTTAGGGATAGGCCAATCTACATGCGTCGGGATTGGAGGAGATCCTGTTTCAGGAACCACATTCTTGGATGTCCTTGATATGTTTAATCAAGACCCGGAGACCGAGGCAATTGTAATGATTGGGGAGATTGGTGGGACTAAGGAACAGGAAGCTGCTGCATTTATTAAGCAAAACATTAAAAAGCCTGTTGCATCCTTGATTGTTGGTCAGACTGCTCCCGCGGGGCGACGAATGGGACACGCAGGTGCTGTTATTACAGGAAAAGCCGCGCTGGCCTCTGAAAAAATGCAGGCTCTTAAAGATGCTGGATGTCATGTGATTGCCACTCCTGCGGAGATTGGCTCCACGGTAAAAGCAATGATTACTGGCTAA